ATGTGCCATGCCATCATTAGCCACGAGAATAACCTGAATATTCTGATTTTGATTCAGTAATTCTTGCACCGTTTTTGCTGCTTCATCTCCAGACCAACGATTCATAAAATATTGTTCGGAATCTTCTGGAATAAACTCTAAAATCCGATCGCCTTCAGCCGTTCCTTTGGTTTCATCAATTCTCGGGAAAACAAAATTGATTTGCAACTCCTTATCTGTATTAATTTCTTTTTCCAGGGTGGTTAACCAACCTCGTTCAATTCTTTCTGTATTCCCATCTTTAGGATCGCCATTAATTAGGACTAAGTTAACCTCGTTTCCAAGCTGATACTGACCTGCTGTACCTTTCTTAATTTCGGCGATCGCATATTCAGCCTGTGCTGCTCCAACTTCCTCGCTATCAAAAGTGATATAAAAGCTTAAATTATTGTTTTCAATAAAGCGATCGTAAGCGATAACCGGAACGCCTTTTTCCTCCGCTGCATCGACAATCTTACTAGCTTCCGTGCTATCGACAGGAACAACAACTAAAATACAACTGCCTTGCGCTAACGCCAACTTGGCTTGCTCGAGCTGCTTAACTGAGTTACTATTCGCATTAAAGTGACGAATTGTTACCTCAGGAATGGAATCAATAATTTCCCGTTCCATTTTCGGGTAATCTTTTTCTTCCCAGCGCCCTGATTCTTGACCCGTTGCCGGAAGCAAGATCCCAATATCATTGCACTCTCGCGCCGCGCTCATCGGGAGATCTTGACTGCCCGGACGACAACTGGTTATTATAATCGGTATTCCCAGCCAGCCTATGACTGCAAATAGATAAGCGCCGCGCGAACGTGGAGAGAACATGCCTGACATAAATCCTAACAAAAATAAGTTGAATCGACGAACAACTCTGAAGTTATTCGTGCTTTTTTTTTGGGGATAATCGCTATGGCATTAGCCCTATTGACCAAAGGAGTCGTCAATAGCTTCAGCCGTCGTCTTAATATTATACCGAAACCTGCGAATACACCATTTTCGTTTACTATTGCGAAGTTAAGTAAAGAAAGAAAATTAATATCCGAGAGAGGCTCAGCTCAGTCATTTACCCTAGATCTAGGCAATGACGTGACAATCGAGATGGTAGAGATCCCTGAAGGCGAGTTTACCATCGGTTCGCCGGAGGGAGAAAAAAGTCGCGGAGGTGATGAAAGGCAAACCCCTCGATTAGTCGAGACTTTTTACATGAGCCGAACGCCAGTCACGCAAGCTCAGTGGCAAAAGGTGGCCCAACTTCCTCAAGTTAAGCGTCCTCTGCTGGAAATACCTTCTACATTTGTAACGTTAACGAACAATTCGGTCAATCCAGTAGCGATGATTCCCAATGCACCCGTGGAAACTGTATCCTGGGAAGAGGCACGAGAATTTTGCGATCGCCTCACCCGAATTTTCGCGGGAACTTATCGGTTGCCTAAAGAGGATGAATGGGAATATGCTTGTCGAGCAGGAACAACAACTCCATTTTTCTGTGGCGAGACGATTACTCCAGAGGTCGCCAACTATGACTGTAACTTTTCCTACCTGGAAGGACAGGAAAGACAACCAGAGGATTATAAGGGTGAAACCATATGGGTTAACCAAATTCAAACGTCTAATGGGTTTGGATTGCAAGGCATGGCTGGTAATGTTTGGGAGTGGTGCGAGAATGTTTACGAATCCAATTATCTGAAGAGTTTTAATACTCAAGCTAATGCCAACGATACATCGCCACAGTCCCGCACGATTCGAGGCGGTTCTTGGAGTAGTTTTCCGCAAGACTGCCGCAGCGCCAAACGGAAAGCTCAACTACAAACCGTGCGTACGAATACGGTTGGGTTTCGTATTGCATTTAATGAATAGTGCGGTTTATTCGCGATCGAATTGTGCTGAGATTCGATCGAAAACAAACATCAACATTGCCGCTAGACTAAAATTTACTAGTGTCAGAATTAACAAGGTGGTAACAGAGACTGGGTTCGGAGAAAAAATGAGCCATCCTAAATTAGGGAGAGTCGCGATCGCAATTTGATACAGTTGTTGTTCTCGGGATATGCCGCTCTGCACGAAGGAAAGCACCAGCACGATAACGCCCGAAACCACGATCGCCCCCGGCAATGGTAAAGTATCTCGGTGAAAAATCCCCATTCCGATCCAAACCATAGCCACGCTCGATAAAGCAGTTCTCAAGGATAAACCGAGACGTTTAAAATTAGCACCATCCTTAAGTTGAGCGGGTGCAGAAGCTTGCGATCGCAAAAAGGGTTCTAAGCCTTCTAGAGCCAGCAAAATCTTACTATCATTTCCCGGTTCGCTCAACAGCACATCGACGATCGCCCTCGCAATTTCCGGTTGTCCCTGACTCATAGATATAATTTTCTGAGCGATCGCTTGAGGATTCTCGCAATAATGACGATCGACCAACCGCTCCAAAATTTGAACCAGTTGTTGCTTCCGTTCATTCATTTGCCTTTGCCATAAATCGATAGTTTATCTCGCCCGTGATGCTTAAGATGGAGGGAGTCGATCTTTGAGGTTCGCTAAAGCTGCCCAGCGACTATCGACAGGGGTATTACTAGTATCCTGGGACTGACTGTCAAGCTCGATACCGGGACAAGCGCCATCGCACAGTTGCCGATGGGGGAGTTGCAAGCAGAGCTGTTCGTAAAGCCATCCCGCCGCATCAAAATGGCCGTAAGGAGACAGCGTTTCCACCAATTCCTCTAAGGGAACTTCCCGCTCTAAGGGCAAATTGTCGTCCAGAATCTCGGCATCGCGGTTGAGCCAAATCAGCTCCTTTGCTTTCGCGCGCAAGCGATAGTTGTACTGTTGCAAACAGCGATCGCATTTCAGCGTCACGATGGTTTCCGCGATCGCCTTCACCTCCAAATAACTTCCCTGATGAATAACTTTCAGCCATCCCTGTACCGGCATCAGAGACTCTAGTCCGGGTAGATACTCATCCACCTCAACTTTTCGCGCCCCATCCGGGTGTTTTAACAACTCGGGAATATAAATTGCATCCATCGGTTCCTCTCCTCAACTGCGATCGCTTTGCTACTGTGGCAAGCGCCGGACGATCAGCCGCCGGTGAGGCTCTTTCCCTCGACTTTCCGTCTCCAGATCCTCATAAGCTTGCAAAAACTGGTGAACCTGTCGTCGTTCGGCAGAAGAAAGAGCATTCATCTCATACTCAACTCCCGTTTGCCGTACGCTCTGAGCCGCCGCTTCCGCCATTTTCTGCAATTCCTGCTGTCGCTGTTGGCGATAGCCGTGCAACTCAACCGTAAACGAACCTTGTTCCTCCGCATTCTGCCCCAGATTGAGAATAGCATTGGTCAGGTATTGAACCGCATCCAACCGTTCTCCTCCCGAACCGATCGCCATCTCAATCTGCTCGTCGCTCAACAACGAAGAATCAATGGTCAACCAACAGCTCTCGCTCTCGAGCCATCCCTCGCTCGCCGTTATCCTCACTGTCGCATTCAGGCCCATCTTTTGGACAAGCTCCTCCAGCCATTGGCGGCCTCGTTGCTGTATGGTTTCCTTCATTAATTTCTCCAAACCTATCTATTTCTTTTTCGGAGACTTAGATTTCGGCGATTTGGGTTCGGTTTTCCCTTTCTTCTTCGAGCGCTTCGGTTCAAACGGCAGATCTTGACGATTAGTTGCCATTGCTGCCGTTCCCGAGCCACTGACGCTCAGTCCTTTTTCCTCCACTAATTTTTGCAGATTCTCGGGTAGAGGTTCTTTAGACAGAATAAAAGTTTGTGCGGTTTGGAAAATATTGGCGATCGCCATATACATCAACACCCCAGCTGGCAGAGGGAAGAATAAAAACATCCCTGTAAAAAGAATGGGAGTAATTTTATTAATGGTTTGTTGCTGAGAGTTGGCATCCGTTGCCGCTCCCTGTCCGGAGAGCACTTGGTTTAGATACAAGCTGAGACCGAAGAACATAATCATGCCGACAATGTCCCAGTTAACCTGACCATCTTCGCCGATCGCGCCGACTTGTCCTAACGCTTGAATAAATAGAAATCCTTTTTCGGCTGCCAGTCCCGGAACCGTACCTTGCAAAGTTACATCTCCTGGAGCCAGAGCAACTAAAGTGCCATCCGGATTCAGTTGCACTCTCTCTTCACCTTTGGTCACCGTCCAAGTGGGTTGCAGTTTTTGGACTTCTTCAGGAAATCGAGCCGTAAGTTCGCTGACTGTTTGGCCTTCAACCGTTTGCAGATTTACCTGCACTTCTTCACCCACTCCAAGTTTATTTCCGCCGGGAAGAATCGCAGCCACTTTGGCATGAACGCCATCTTCAATATAGATATTTTGCGGTTTAGTGGTATAAATTTGCGGTTGAATCCGCTCGATTTGCTCTTGGGGAAAGATTTGCACGTCAACGGTGTAGTTTACGTTAGCAAAGGGCGATCCGCGCAAGGTGGCAAACAAGGCAAATAGAACCGGCATTTGCACGATTACGGGCAAGCAACCGGCCAGAGGATTGCCCACTTCCTTAAACAAGCCGGCCATTTCTTCTTGCTGTTTCGCCGGATCGTCTTTATAGCGAGAGCGAATTTCTTCTTGTCGCTTTTGCATGTAAGGCTGGACGATGCGCGTGCGGCGCATACTGCGAATCGATCCGGCGCTCAGGGGATAGAGAGCGAAGCGAATCACGAGGGTTAGGGCGACGATCGCCAAACCATAGCTGGGCACGATCCCGTAGAAAAAATCCAGGATCGGTAACATCACGTTACCGGAGAGAAAACCAATACCAAAGTCCATTCGTCGTGAGTTAAGTTTTGTGTTGAGAAACTGCCTCTTCAGTTTATCCGATCCTTGCAGCTTAGATTTTCGATTTTCGATTTTAGCGGTCAGATTGTAGGAATTGAGGAACGAGGAACGGGCAATTTAACCGGCGAATACCACTTTTGGGGTTAACTGACGTTCCTTTCCAACGTCCTCACTTTCTGGCAGCAAGCCGATGCCCAAAAATTCGCCACTTTCGGCGCTCACTCGCTGAACGCCGGAAGAAAGAACGTCCGCAGAGATCGGGACAGATTGACCGTGAGACCAAGCCCGAGCTTCATCAAGAGATAAGATCAGATGGGGCAGATGAGCTAGCGCTACATGAGGAGAGACCAAAGGAAGGGAAATAGGTTGAA
The nucleotide sequence above comes from Roseofilum casamattae BLCC-M143. Encoded proteins:
- a CDS encoding substrate-binding domain-containing protein, which gives rise to MFSPRSRGAYLFAVIGWLGIPIIITSCRPGSQDLPMSAARECNDIGILLPATGQESGRWEEKDYPKMEREIIDSIPEVTIRHFNANSNSVKQLEQAKLALAQGSCILVVVPVDSTEASKIVDAAEEKGVPVIAYDRFIENNNLSFYITFDSEEVGAAQAEYAIAEIKKGTAGQYQLGNEVNLVLINGDPKDGNTERIERGWLTTLEKEINTDKELQINFVFPRIDETKGTAEGDRILEFIPEDSEQYFMNRWSGDEAAKTVQELLNQNQNIQVILVANDGMAHSIIPKIGKDKQGKILITGQDGSFLTAVYIVQGYQAMTLYKPIDDIANETVRVIRALRNGYSLDSIANSETPNNDVAIQSLLLDPIPVTIDTLEQTLIKDGLFTLETLCQTVTSDPNGFCP
- a CDS encoding formylglycine-generating enzyme family protein, producing the protein MALALLTKGVVNSFSRRLNIIPKPANTPFSFTIAKLSKERKLISERGSAQSFTLDLGNDVTIEMVEIPEGEFTIGSPEGEKSRGGDERQTPRLVETFYMSRTPVTQAQWQKVAQLPQVKRPLLEIPSTFVTLTNNSVNPVAMIPNAPVETVSWEEAREFCDRLTRIFAGTYRLPKEDEWEYACRAGTTTPFFCGETITPEVANYDCNFSYLEGQERQPEDYKGETIWVNQIQTSNGFGLQGMAGNVWEWCENVYESNYLKSFNTQANANDTSPQSRTIRGGSWSSFPQDCRSAKRKAQLQTVRTNTVGFRIAFNE
- a CDS encoding YceD family protein yields the protein MDAIYIPELLKHPDGARKVEVDEYLPGLESLMPVQGWLKVIHQGSYLEVKAIAETIVTLKCDRCLQQYNYRLRAKAKELIWLNRDAEILDDNLPLEREVPLEELVETLSPYGHFDAAGWLYEQLCLQLPHRQLCDGACPGIELDSQSQDTSNTPVDSRWAALANLKDRLPPS
- a CDS encoding protein jag: MKETIQQRGRQWLEELVQKMGLNATVRITASEGWLESESCWLTIDSSLLSDEQIEMAIGSGGERLDAVQYLTNAILNLGQNAEEQGSFTVELHGYRQQRQQELQKMAEAAAQSVRQTGVEYEMNALSSAERRQVHQFLQAYEDLETESRGKEPHRRLIVRRLPQ
- the yidC gene encoding membrane protein insertase YidC translates to MDFGIGFLSGNVMLPILDFFYGIVPSYGLAIVALTLVIRFALYPLSAGSIRSMRRTRIVQPYMQKRQEEIRSRYKDDPAKQQEEMAGLFKEVGNPLAGCLPVIVQMPVLFALFATLRGSPFANVNYTVDVQIFPQEQIERIQPQIYTTKPQNIYIEDGVHAKVAAILPGGNKLGVGEEVQVNLQTVEGQTVSELTARFPEEVQKLQPTWTVTKGEERVQLNPDGTLVALAPGDVTLQGTVPGLAAEKGFLFIQALGQVGAIGEDGQVNWDIVGMIMFFGLSLYLNQVLSGQGAATDANSQQQTINKITPILFTGMFLFFPLPAGVLMYMAIANIFQTAQTFILSKEPLPENLQKLVEEKGLSVSGSGTAAMATNRQDLPFEPKRSKKKGKTEPKSPKSKSPKKK